A genomic stretch from Poecile atricapillus isolate bPoeAtr1 chromosome 10, bPoeAtr1.hap1, whole genome shotgun sequence includes:
- the CEBPA gene encoding CCAAT/enhancer-binding protein alpha, with protein MEQANFYEVDSRPPMSSGQHHQLQTPLPGSTYSYREASSAAAPAAGGAELGDICENENSIDISAYIDPAAFNDEFLADLFQHNKQQEKAKAILAGDFDFHTMHGAGAAASAPGHQPQHHQQPLFGCVAGYMDGKLDPLYERIAAPGLRPLVIKQEPREEEEVKSAALSALYPHHAPQQHPSHLQYQIAHCAQTTMHLQPGQPTPPPTPVPSPHHPHHPHPPGGLPAAGTLKMMPSDHRSKSKKTVDKNSNEYRVRRERNNIAVRKSRDKAKQRNVETQQKVLELTTDNERLRKRVEQLTRELETLRGIFRQLPESSLVKAMGSCA; from the coding sequence ATGGAGCAAGCCAATTTCTACGAGGTCGATTCCCGGCCCCCGATGAGCAGCGGCCAGCACCACCAGCTCCAGACTCCCCTGCCCGGCAGCACCTACAGCTACAGAGAGGCTTCCTCGGCGGCGGCACCTGCTGCGGGCGGCGCGGAGCTCGGCGATATCTGCGAGAACGAGAACTCCATCGACATCAGCGCCTACATCGACCCCGCCGCTTTCAACGACGAGTTCCTGGCCGACCTCTTCCAGCACaacaagcagcaggagaaagccAAGGCCATCCTGGCCGGGGATTTCGACTTCCACACCATGCATGGGGCCGGCGCCGCCGCCTCGGCGCCGGGGCACCAGCcgcagcaccaccagcagccgCTCTTCGGCTGCGTGGCCGGCTACATGGACGGCAAGCTCGACCCCCTGTACGAGCGCATCGCCGCGCCGGGCTTGCGGCCGCTGGTGATCAAGCAGGAGCCccgcgaggaggaggaggtgaagTCGGCGGCCCTCTCGGCCCTCTATCCCCATCACGCCCCGCAGCAGCACCCGTCCCACCTCCAGTACCAGATCGCCCACTGCGCCCAGACCACCATGCACCTCCAGCCCGGGCAGCCCACGCCGCCCCCCACGCCCGTGCCCAGCCCGCACCACCCGCACCACCCGCACCCTCCCGGCGGCCTGCCCGCCGCGGGCACCCTCAAGATGATGCCCTCGGACCACCGGAGCAAATCGAAAAAGACAGTGGACAAGAACAGCAACGAGTACCGGGTGCGCCGGGAGCGCAACAACATCGCGGTGCGCAAGAGCCGGGACAAGGCCAAGCAGCGCAATGTGGAGAcgcagcagaaggtgctggagcTCACCACCGACAACGAGCGGCTGCGCAAGCGGGTGGAGCAGCTCACCCGGGAGCTGGAGACTCTGCGGGGCATCTTCAGGCAGCTGCCCGAGAGCTCGCTGGTGAAGGCCATGGGCAGCTGCGCCTAG